One genomic region from Spirulina subsalsa PCC 9445 encodes:
- a CDS encoding bifunctional ADP-dependent NAD(P)H-hydrate dehydratase/NAD(P)H-hydrate epimerase → MNIHSIMVTADQMRQIEGRIFEAGMPVPALMEKVAGLITRRFVELYPLSRYPKVGVLIGPGHNGGDALVVARELHLKGYIIAGFCPFEKKKELTDCHFKYVQSLGISISREIESLYECDVLIDGIFGFGLTRELRGEIATTFERINQWGKPVLSIDLPSGIHTDTGEVLGVAIRASRTLCLGLWKMACFQDAALGHLGEVELVEFGIPGADIEAVLPHPVLIQRMTREVFVESLPLPRPVVTHKYKQGHLLLICGSKRFAGAALLSGLGARASGVGMLSIAIPSSLKPILVSMLPEALILDCPETETGAIAELPNIPLEDYSAIACGPGVSVEAENAVQGVLAAQSPLILDADGLNILAVSHTLAMLSQRTSPTILTPHLGEFKRLFPDIPPQNALSATQQAAEQSGTIVLLKGARTCIAAPHGSQWVIGESTPALARGGSGDVLTGLIGGLIAQTTALERPLEQRVAGAAWWHAQAGILAARERTELGVDAFTLSQYLGRVLLSGAG, encoded by the coding sequence ATGAATATTCATTCAATTATGGTCACGGCTGACCAAATGCGCCAAATTGAGGGGCGAATTTTTGAAGCGGGGATGCCTGTTCCGGCTTTGATGGAGAAGGTGGCGGGGTTAATTACAAGGCGTTTTGTGGAGCTTTATCCTCTGTCTCGTTATCCCAAAGTGGGGGTTTTAATTGGGCCGGGACACAATGGGGGAGATGCGCTGGTGGTGGCGCGGGAGTTACATTTAAAGGGCTATATTATAGCAGGTTTTTGTCCGTTTGAAAAGAAGAAAGAGTTAACGGATTGTCATTTTAAGTATGTTCAAAGTTTGGGGATTTCGATTAGTCGGGAGATTGAGAGTTTATATGAGTGTGATGTTTTAATTGATGGGATTTTTGGTTTTGGTTTAACTCGGGAATTACGGGGGGAAATTGCGACGACGTTTGAGCGGATTAATCAATGGGGAAAGCCTGTTTTAAGTATTGATTTACCGTCGGGGATTCATACGGATACGGGGGAGGTTTTAGGGGTGGCGATTCGGGCGAGTCGGACGCTGTGTTTGGGGCTGTGGAAGATGGCCTGTTTTCAGGATGCGGCGCTGGGTCATTTGGGGGAGGTGGAGTTAGTGGAGTTTGGAATTCCGGGGGCGGATATTGAGGCGGTTTTACCCCATCCGGTGCTGATTCAACGGATGACGCGAGAGGTGTTTGTGGAGAGTTTACCGTTGCCGCGTCCGGTGGTGACGCATAAGTATAAACAGGGGCATTTGTTGTTAATTTGTGGGTCTAAACGCTTTGCGGGGGCGGCGCTGTTGAGTGGTTTGGGGGCGAGGGCGAGTGGAGTGGGGATGTTGTCGATTGCCATTCCGAGTTCTTTAAAGCCTATTTTGGTTAGTATGTTACCGGAGGCGTTGATTTTGGATTGCCCGGAAACGGAAACGGGTGCGATCGCAGAATTGCCCAATATCCCTTTAGAAGATTATAGCGCGATCGCCTGTGGTCCGGGCGTGAGTGTGGAGGCGGAGAACGCGGTGCAAGGGGTATTAGCCGCCCAATCCCCCCTGATTCTGGATGCTGATGGCTTAAATATCTTGGCGGTATCCCATACCCTAGCTATGCTTTCTCAACGGACTTCCCCGACGATTCTCACCCCCCATCTGGGCGAGTTTAAGCGCTTGTTTCCAGATATTCCTCCCCAAAATGCCTTAAGTGCTACGCAACAAGCGGCAGAACAAAGTGGTACTATAGTTTTGCTCAAAGGGGCGAGAACTTGTATTGCAGCCCCCCACGGTTCTCAATGGGTGATTGGGGAGAGTACACCAGCGCTGGCGAGAGGGGGGAGTGGGGATGTGTTAACGGGATTAATCGGGGGGTTAATTGCCCAAACCACGGCCTTAGAACGCCCTCTAGAGCAACGGGTAGCGGGTGCGGCCTGGTGGCACGCCCAAGCGGGGATTTTAGCCGCCCGGGAGCGTACAGAATTGGGCGTTGATGCCTTTACCTTATCTCAGTATTTAGGGCGGGTTTTGCTCTCTGGGGCTGGCTGA
- a CDS encoding THxN family PEP-CTERM protein, with the protein MVQLSKGAKSFSILSGTAALTIALAPALQAASFTIDNITGTWANLQGTSVFNGLGTDQVRWGDPATLSGQSGLGFQTTASLGLISSGSNFVLGELTHFNFPVWGGTAASEVDLLLSMAIDGVNYAFNYTFTIDETPNVAGLCPAFQISSTPCDDKIDFTNPFSSTTLNKDGFKYTLELLGFSSTMTGFAPVSSFITEEYKASSAFLVARVIKDPTSVPEPTSLLGMLFIVLASVGIKRRVFR; encoded by the coding sequence ATGGTTCAACTCTCAAAAGGTGCTAAGTCATTTAGCATTTTATCGGGGACGGCTGCCCTAACGATTGCTCTTGCCCCGGCTCTTCAAGCGGCTTCTTTTACCATTGACAACATTACTGGAACTTGGGCTAATCTTCAAGGCACCAGTGTTTTTAACGGACTCGGAACAGACCAAGTTCGCTGGGGAGATCCCGCAACTCTTAGCGGTCAAAGTGGGTTAGGTTTTCAGACGACTGCCAGTTTAGGTTTAATTAGTAGTGGGAGCAATTTTGTTTTAGGAGAACTGACCCATTTTAACTTTCCGGTGTGGGGTGGAACGGCAGCCTCTGAAGTCGATTTGTTACTTTCAATGGCGATTGATGGGGTGAATTATGCTTTTAACTACACCTTTACGATTGATGAAACGCCCAATGTTGCTGGCCTCTGTCCAGCTTTTCAAATCAGTAGCACCCCTTGTGATGATAAAATTGATTTCACCAATCCTTTTAGCAGCACGACACTTAATAAGGATGGGTTTAAATATACTTTGGAATTGTTAGGATTTAGCAGCACGATGACCGGATTTGCGCCCGTTTCTTCCTTCATTACCGAAGAATATAAAGCCTCTTCCGCCTTTTTAGTCGCTCGGGTAATTAAAGATCCGACCTCCGTTCCTGAACCCACGTCTCTCTTAGGAATGCTATTCATTGTATTAGCAAGCGTAGGGATTAAACGACGAGTTTTTAGGTGA
- the mnmA gene encoding tRNA 2-thiouridine(34) synthase MnmA: MSKVVVGLSGGVDSSTAAAILHHQGHQVVGLTLWLMKGKGQCCSEGMVDAAMICEQLEVPHHVVDSRDLFQEHIVDYLVSGYESGVTPLPCSQCNRTVKFGPMLNYAQAELGIDYIATGHYARIRYDEASGRYQLLCAVDKHKDQSYFLYDLCQEFLAHTLFPLGEMTKEETRKIAAQYNLKTADKPESQDLCLVESHGSMRDFLDRYIDRKMGDIVNKEGKVLGQHQGIHHYTIGQRKGIGIAAPEPLYVMALDPVMNRVVVGSREDATQPDCTVQRLNWLSIPAPETPIRCQARVRYRTPPVPVDVIPLGDGRVKVVFDEPQFGITPGQAAVFYDGELLLGGGIIERSV, translated from the coding sequence ATGAGCAAAGTAGTTGTCGGTTTATCGGGTGGTGTTGATAGTTCAACAGCCGCCGCCATCCTCCATCATCAAGGCCATCAAGTCGTTGGTTTAACCCTTTGGTTAATGAAAGGGAAAGGTCAATGCTGTTCCGAAGGCATGGTTGACGCGGCAATGATTTGTGAACAGTTAGAAGTCCCCCATCATGTGGTTGATAGTCGGGACTTGTTTCAAGAACATATTGTAGACTATCTGGTTTCGGGCTATGAATCGGGCGTTACACCCTTACCTTGTTCTCAATGTAATCGCACGGTCAAATTTGGTCCGATGTTGAATTATGCCCAAGCTGAGTTAGGAATTGATTACATTGCCACAGGCCACTATGCGCGCATTCGCTACGATGAAGCCAGTGGGCGTTATCAGTTGCTTTGTGCGGTGGATAAACACAAAGATCAGTCTTATTTTTTGTATGATCTCTGTCAAGAGTTTTTAGCTCATACTTTGTTTCCTTTGGGGGAAATGACTAAGGAAGAAACCCGGAAAATTGCCGCTCAATATAATCTAAAAACGGCCGATAAACCGGAAAGTCAGGATTTATGTTTGGTGGAGTCTCATGGCTCCATGCGGGATTTTTTAGACCGTTATATTGACCGCAAAATGGGAGATATCGTCAACAAAGAGGGTAAGGTTTTAGGACAACACCAAGGCATTCACCACTACACCATCGGACAACGGAAAGGGATTGGGATTGCTGCGCCAGAACCCTTGTATGTGATGGCTTTGGACCCGGTGATGAATCGGGTTGTGGTGGGCAGTCGGGAAGATGCCACCCAACCGGATTGTACGGTACAACGGCTCAATTGGCTGTCGATTCCGGCTCCGGAAACTCCCATCCGTTGTCAAGCGCGGGTTCGTTATCGCACTCCTCCGGTTCCTGTTGATGTGATTCCTTTAGGGGATGGTCGGGTTAAGGTGGTGTTTGATGAACCTCAGTTTGGGATTACTCCCGGACAAGCGGCGGTTTTTTATGATGGGGAATTGTTGTTAGGAGGGGGAATTATTGAACGGTCTGTGTGA